Proteins found in one Verrucomicrobiia bacterium genomic segment:
- a CDS encoding ketose-bisphosphate aldolase: MIVTTAQLFKIAYGKYALGAYNINNLEQTVGLFQGNVQSKAPFIIQLSRGARKYTDKRYLEAMIRASQEVFPDAIFAVHLDHGDEQTCYDCIASGFYSSVMIDASHEPFDKNVEITKRVVDKAHARGLSVEAELGMLGGVEEDIVGHVSLTDPDEAKIFVEQTKCDSLAVAIGTSHGAYKFKAEPGKKFGLHFDVIEKIQKLLPGVPMVMHGSSSVPKDEVDRINKAGGKMEETSGVPEGDFLPAAKLGVCKVNIDTDGRLVWTRVHREFFRDHPDKFDLRDPGKIYIEEYARMIAHKNQALGSAGQLDDVRAKLGKK, encoded by the coding sequence ATGATTGTTACCACCGCTCAACTGTTCAAGATCGCCTACGGCAAGTACGCCCTCGGCGCTTACAATATCAACAATTTGGAGCAGACCGTCGGCCTGTTCCAGGGCAATGTCCAGAGCAAGGCGCCTTTCATCATCCAGCTGAGCCGGGGCGCGCGCAAATACACGGACAAACGCTATCTTGAGGCAATGATCCGTGCCTCGCAGGAGGTCTTTCCCGACGCGATTTTCGCGGTCCATCTCGACCACGGCGACGAGCAGACCTGTTACGACTGCATCGCCTCCGGCTTCTACAGCTCGGTGATGATCGATGCCAGCCATGAACCGTTCGACAAGAACGTCGAGATCACCAAGCGCGTCGTGGACAAGGCGCACGCGCGCGGTTTGTCGGTCGAAGCCGAACTCGGCATGCTCGGCGGCGTCGAGGAGGACATCGTCGGCCACGTCTCCCTGACCGATCCCGACGAGGCGAAGATATTTGTCGAACAAACGAAATGCGATTCCCTGGCGGTGGCCATCGGCACCAGCCATGGCGCGTACAAGTTCAAGGCCGAACCCGGCAAGAAATTCGGCCTGCATTTTGATGTCATCGAGAAGATCCAGAAACTGCTCCCCGGCGTCCCGATGGTCATGCACGGCAGTTCCAGCGTACCGAAGGACGAAGTGGATCGCATCAACAAGGCGGGCGGCAAGATGGAAGAAACCAGCGGCGTGCCCGAGGGAGATTTCCTCCCGGCCGCCAAGCTCGGCGTCTGCAAGGTCAATATCGACACCGACGGTCGTCTCGTGTGGACCCGAGTGCATCGCGAATTCTTCCGCGATCATCCCGACAAATTCGACCTCCGCGATCCGGGCAAGATCTACATCGAAGAGTATGCCAGGATGATCGCCCACAAAAACCAGGCCCTCGGCTCCGCCGGCCAACTCGACGACGTGCGCGCGAAACTCGGCAAAAAGTAG
- a CDS encoding VOC family protein, which produces MIKGIATIVFKVSDIARSCDFFEKKLGLKIAYREDNWAEVDLNAVHLGLMPSEQAGGARNPFLSLLVDDINATVATLKERGVEFSGDIRDEPFGKLITVNDPDGNQFDLFEAAE; this is translated from the coding sequence ATGATTAAAGGTATTGCCACGATCGTATTCAAAGTCTCCGACATCGCCCGCTCCTGCGATTTCTTCGAGAAGAAACTCGGCCTGAAGATCGCCTATCGCGAAGACAACTGGGCGGAGGTCGATCTCAATGCGGTCCACCTCGGGCTGATGCCGTCCGAGCAGGCCGGCGGCGCGCGCAATCCGTTCCTGAGCCTGCTGGTCGATGACATCAATGCGACTGTGGCCACACTCAAGGAGCGCGGCGTGGAATTCAGCGGCGATATCAGGGACGAGCCCTTCGGCAAGCTCATCACCGTCAACGACCCCGATGGCAATCAGTTCGACCTGTTCGAAGCCGCCGAGTAA
- the rpiB gene encoding ribose 5-phosphate isomerase B, with product MKKILFVCTGNVCRSPMAEGLLRHMLRGRNDVQIASAGLGALEGVGATEAAIEVMTEFGIDISSHVSQALGSELVRQADFILTMTRQHYDAILALYPAAAEKTFLVREFEELRADQNKDIADPIGQSIEVYRRTRDQIRDALPSLIVFINQTASTTGQATREIAAATNDETRALRIALAGDHGGVEIKASLKDWLAQQGYVFADFGTHTTDPVDYPEYAFLVARELLAGNFDRGVLICKSGIGMSIAANRFPGVRAAMVSNEHWARLSREHNDANVLVLSGIDLDAEQARHILDVWLHTSFDGGRHARRVDEMDHPPILNTKSTPAKKTSALAVTDPEIFNAVQREKQRQQENIELIASENFVSPAILEAAGTVLTNKYAEGYPGRRYYGGCEYVDIAEQLAIDRAKQLFGAEHANVQPHSGSQANMAVYFATIQHGDTILTMELAHGGHLTHGSPRNFSGRFYKVVHYGVRQDNEMIDYDQLAKLAQDCRPKMITAGASAYPRVIDFKRMREIADSVGALLFVDMAHIAGLVAAGIHPSPVPFADFVTTTTHKTLRGPRAGLILCKAKYAKDIDGWVLPGIQGGPLMHIIAAKAVCFLEAMKPDFKDYQRQIVKNAKALATALAGLGFRIVSGGTDNHLMLVDLRPKKLTGKIAQESLDRAGITTNKNLIPYDPEKPLVTSGIRLGTPAVTTRGMRETEMEQIAALITEVLEKPDDATVQANVKEKVRAITAKFPLPY from the coding sequence ATGAAGAAGATCCTTTTCGTTTGCACAGGCAATGTTTGCCGCAGCCCCATGGCGGAGGGCTTGCTCCGGCACATGCTGCGGGGCCGCAACGACGTTCAGATCGCCTCGGCCGGTCTGGGCGCGCTCGAGGGCGTTGGTGCGACGGAGGCGGCCATCGAGGTGATGACGGAATTCGGGATCGACATTTCGTCGCATGTCAGCCAGGCGCTCGGTAGTGAACTTGTTCGTCAGGCCGATTTCATCCTGACGATGACCCGCCAACACTACGACGCGATTCTGGCCCTTTATCCCGCGGCGGCGGAGAAGACGTTTCTCGTCCGTGAATTCGAGGAATTGCGGGCTGACCAGAACAAGGACATTGCTGACCCGATCGGCCAATCCATCGAGGTGTATCGCCGTACTCGGGACCAGATCCGCGACGCGTTACCAAGCCTGATCGTCTTCATCAACCAGACGGCATCCACAACGGGCCAGGCGACCCGGGAGATCGCGGCCGCCACGAACGATGAAACTCGCGCGTTGCGCATCGCCCTGGCGGGTGATCACGGCGGGGTCGAGATCAAAGCCTCGTTGAAGGACTGGCTCGCACAACAGGGATATGTATTCGCTGATTTCGGCACCCATACAACCGACCCGGTGGATTATCCCGAGTACGCGTTTCTCGTTGCGCGCGAACTGCTCGCCGGCAATTTTGACCGCGGCGTTTTGATCTGCAAGAGCGGCATCGGCATGAGCATTGCCGCCAACCGGTTCCCCGGCGTGCGTGCCGCGATGGTCAGCAACGAACACTGGGCCCGCCTCAGCCGCGAGCATAACGATGCCAATGTCCTCGTGCTATCGGGGATCGATCTTGATGCCGAGCAGGCCCGGCACATCCTGGATGTCTGGTTGCACACCAGCTTTGATGGCGGCCGCCACGCGCGCCGCGTCGATGAAATGGACCATCCGCCCATCCTGAACACGAAGTCCACGCCTGCGAAGAAAACTTCCGCGCTCGCCGTGACCGACCCGGAGATTTTCAACGCCGTCCAGCGTGAGAAACAGCGGCAGCAGGAGAACATCGAGTTGATCGCCAGCGAAAACTTTGTCTCACCGGCCATCCTTGAAGCGGCGGGCACGGTGTTGACGAATAAATACGCGGAAGGCTACCCGGGCCGTCGGTATTACGGCGGCTGCGAATACGTGGACATCGCCGAGCAACTCGCCATTGATCGCGCCAAACAGCTTTTCGGGGCCGAACACGCCAATGTCCAGCCGCACTCAGGTTCCCAGGCGAACATGGCCGTGTATTTCGCCACGATCCAGCACGGGGATACCATTCTCACAATGGAACTCGCCCACGGCGGCCATCTCACGCACGGTTCACCCCGCAACTTCTCGGGCCGCTTCTATAAAGTCGTCCATTATGGTGTGCGCCAGGACAACGAGATGATCGACTACGATCAACTCGCGAAACTCGCGCAAGATTGTCGCCCGAAAATGATCACGGCCGGCGCCAGCGCCTATCCGCGCGTTATCGATTTCAAACGGATGCGCGAAATTGCCGATAGCGTCGGCGCGTTGCTGTTTGTTGACATGGCCCACATCGCGGGCCTGGTCGCGGCCGGGATTCATCCCAGTCCGGTGCCTTTCGCCGATTTCGTCACCACCACCACGCACAAAACCTTACGGGGGCCGCGCGCGGGCTTGATCCTCTGCAAGGCGAAATATGCCAAGGACATTGATGGCTGGGTCCTGCCCGGTATCCAGGGCGGTCCGCTCATGCACATCATCGCCGCCAAGGCCGTCTGCTTCCTCGAAGCGATGAAACCGGATTTCAAGGACTACCAGCGGCAGATCGTGAAGAACGCAAAGGCGCTCGCGACGGCTTTGGCAGGGTTGGGCTTCCGCATTGTCAGCGGCGGTACCGACAATCATTTGATGCTCGTGGATCTGCGTCCCAAGAAACTCACCGGCAAGATCGCGCAGGAATCACTCGATCGCGCCGGTATCACCACCAACAAGAACCTCATCCCCTACGACCCCGAAAAACCATTGGTCACCAGCGGCATCCGCCTCGGCACACCGGCCGTCACCACCCGTGGGATGAGGGAAACCGAGATGGAGCAGATCGCCGCGCTCATCACAGAAGTGTTGGAAAAACCCGACGATGCAACCGTACAGGCCAACGTAAAGGAAAAAGTCCGGGCCATAACCGCGAAGTTCCCCCTACCCTACTAA
- a CDS encoding S41 family peptidase, producing the protein MMKTIVVTITAGLLLFGAGATSRCRAANTTTSLQPTAEVISVLKSNYVDRDKLNEKVLNEATVTGILEAVGRGAVIVEPESSSTNAATGAMGVKPTLPLARAEVIGTDIGYIRLADVVGGSPAALDAELKKFADAKVTGFVLDLRYADGTNFTAAAAIASRFLNDGQELFTLKSSEKGAQVFRANADTKPVSTAGPDLTSAPLMLLVNAETRGSAEVLAGALRTADRGIVIGSKTAGSAAAWQEAKLSDGRTLRIATAKIVLPQPQDATQIIELFPDGLTPDVAVKIDTKMERDIVLNVQTNETLTASLQPRVKKKGLTEAQLVKVFHGQAVDADLLSPDKEHEDEDEIQNVRDVVLQRAVDILKGIRVLQTWQ; encoded by the coding sequence ATGATGAAGACAATTGTCGTTACAATTACCGCGGGCCTGTTGTTGTTTGGGGCCGGTGCCACCTCACGGTGCCGTGCCGCCAACACCACCACCTCTTTGCAACCAACGGCGGAGGTGATCAGTGTTCTCAAATCAAATTACGTCGACCGCGACAAGCTCAATGAGAAGGTGCTGAACGAAGCGACGGTCACCGGCATCCTCGAGGCCGTTGGCCGCGGCGCGGTCATCGTGGAACCGGAATCATCCTCGACAAATGCGGCGACGGGCGCCATGGGGGTGAAGCCAACCCTGCCTCTCGCGCGCGCGGAAGTCATCGGCACCGATATCGGGTATATCCGTTTGGCAGACGTGGTCGGCGGAAGTCCCGCCGCGCTGGATGCGGAACTGAAGAAATTTGCCGACGCGAAAGTCACCGGCTTTGTGCTCGACCTCCGCTATGCCGACGGCACCAACTTCACCGCCGCCGCCGCGATCGCCAGTCGATTCCTGAACGACGGACAGGAGTTGTTTACACTGAAGAGTTCGGAGAAGGGCGCGCAAGTTTTCCGGGCCAACGCGGACACGAAACCGGTATCGACTGCGGGTCCGGACCTGACTTCGGCTCCACTGATGCTGCTGGTAAATGCCGAAACACGCGGCAGTGCCGAGGTTTTGGCCGGTGCATTGCGCACCGCGGATCGCGGAATTGTTATTGGTTCCAAGACCGCCGGCTCGGCGGCCGCGTGGCAGGAGGCGAAGTTGAGCGATGGGCGCACCTTGCGCATCGCCACGGCGAAAATCGTGCTGCCGCAGCCGCAGGATGCGACACAAATAATCGAATTGTTCCCCGACGGCCTCACGCCGGATGTTGCCGTGAAGATCGACACAAAAATGGAACGCGACATCGTGCTGAACGTGCAAACCAATGAAACCCTGACTGCGAGCCTGCAGCCTCGCGTGAAAAAGAAAGGTTTGACGGAGGCGCAGTTGGTGAAAGTATTCCACGGCCAGGCGGTCGATGCGGACCTGCTGTCGCCCGACAAGGAACATGAAGACGAAGACGAGATCCAAAACGTGCGTGACGTGGTATTGCAGCGCGCCGTTGACATTTTAAAGGGCATCCGCGTGCTGCAGACCTGGCAATGA
- the purD gene encoding phosphoribosylamine--glycine ligase: MRILIIGSGGREHALAWKIAQSPRVTRLFCAPGNAGIAELADCVPIPAMEIDKLAEFASTQKIDLTVVGSEGPLCAGIVDVFHSRGLRVFGPNKRAAQLEGSKVFSKEILLKYNIPTAAAAIFDNADDARAHLRKVGAPLVVKADGLAAGKGVIVAQTVAEAEQAITEIMERKTFGEAGAQIILEECLHGEELSVMTLVDGRSFQMLASAQDHKRALDGDRGLNTGGMGAYSPTPLLDNQLHEQVAVIFGQTLAGLQAEGIEYHGVLYAGLMITERGPQVLEFNCRFGDPEAQVVLPRMDFDLLDAAEATIDGRLDRLPLEWKEDAAVCVVLAAGGYPGPYERDKPIAGLKDAAELDKVHVFHGGTRRNASSRIVTDGGRVLGVTALGGSIERAANRAYEAVERIHFDGVQFRRDIAARAIRT; this comes from the coding sequence ATGAGAATCCTGATTATTGGAAGCGGCGGACGTGAACACGCACTCGCGTGGAAAATCGCCCAAAGCCCGCGTGTCACCAGGCTCTTCTGCGCGCCCGGAAATGCGGGCATTGCCGAATTGGCCGACTGCGTACCCATTCCAGCAATGGAAATTGACAAGCTTGCGGAATTCGCTTCCACGCAGAAAATCGACCTGACCGTTGTCGGGTCCGAGGGGCCGCTCTGCGCCGGTATTGTTGACGTGTTCCACAGCCGTGGCCTGCGAGTATTCGGCCCGAACAAGCGCGCTGCCCAACTGGAGGGCAGCAAGGTTTTCAGCAAGGAGATCCTTCTCAAGTACAACATACCCACCGCCGCTGCTGCCATTTTCGATAATGCCGACGACGCCCGCGCTCACTTGCGCAAGGTCGGGGCCCCGCTGGTCGTGAAGGCCGACGGCCTGGCCGCCGGCAAAGGCGTGATCGTCGCGCAAACCGTCGCCGAAGCGGAGCAAGCCATCACCGAAATCATGGAGCGGAAAACTTTCGGCGAGGCGGGCGCACAAATCATCCTCGAGGAGTGCCTGCATGGTGAAGAACTTTCCGTCATGACGCTTGTCGACGGCCGATCGTTCCAAATGTTGGCGTCCGCCCAGGACCACAAGCGCGCGCTGGATGGAGACCGCGGCCTGAACACCGGCGGCATGGGGGCGTATTCACCCACACCGTTGCTGGACAACCAACTCCACGAGCAAGTTGCCGTGATTTTTGGGCAAACGTTGGCGGGGTTGCAGGCCGAAGGCATTGAGTACCACGGCGTGCTCTACGCGGGATTGATGATCACCGAGCGCGGGCCACAAGTGCTCGAATTCAACTGCCGTTTTGGTGATCCGGAAGCCCAGGTCGTGCTGCCGCGAATGGATTTCGACCTGCTGGACGCCGCCGAAGCTACGATCGACGGCAGGCTCGACCGCCTCCCGCTGGAGTGGAAGGAGGACGCGGCAGTCTGCGTGGTACTGGCCGCAGGCGGCTATCCCGGACCATACGAGCGCGACAAGCCGATTGCGGGGTTGAAAGATGCCGCCGAGTTGGATAAGGTTCATGTGTTTCACGGGGGCACACGGCGAAACGCCAGCAGCCGGATCGTCACGGATGGCGGACGGGTGCTCGGCGTCACCGCGCTCGGCGGGAGCATTGAGAGGGCGGCGAACCGCGCCTATGAAGCGGTTGAGCGAATTCACTTTGACGGCGTGCAGTTTCGCCGCGATATTGCCGCCCGTGCGATACGAACATAA
- a CDS encoding alkaline phosphatase family protein — MPLVEFGRQKHRGESFSSGKGKLKNRWLFVVLGGLVISTGIARASTIITNTRAQVAQMAGWWEVDSVQISSLANAQYPQFTNTWEYMSPSGSTSSDGDEHINMAVDSSNTGATGGNQGESPIVPEIINASGSLLPSGNTHAKARGIFRFYTEHASERKYEIHPMTERDVWNASSNAFILANDYHNTIAFDANGTTHSASTLQQMFTQNVTAQVMADNTNVIFTFTSPNTNYGQFGGLAQSGLLNDSISPYFWFTPTNPAVATTVRCRLITNTAAAFNATGLTSNQAVTVNILTRWDMLGISNKIASLTANQSSTFPTPIEFITLSVSSTGVVSSLPIISNVQATGLTLSNATIQWTTDVSSDSQVLYGTSPSSVTNPASGAAGTTNHVVNLTGLQPGTLYYFSVSSTSTGGTTVDDNQGAFYTFNTLSPLTPQSVQTVFIILEENQNWASISGNAAAPYINNGLLPKSSYTLQYYNPPGIHPSLPNYLWLEAGTNFGILADGDPSSFHQSTTNHLVTLLKNAGVSWTSYQEDISGTTCPLTSVNQYAPKHNPMVYFDDVTNTNNTGSAYCIANVRPYTELATDLQSNIVTRYNFITPNLCDDMHGNTGCLTGNALITAGDTWLSNTVAAIVSSQAYSNNGVIFVTWDEGEGGDGPIGMIVLSSLAKGGGYSNTNHYTHSSTLLTMQEIFNVGPLLGDAVNAIDLSDLFVFGAKLAVSPASGLTSSGTVGGPFSPTSQIYTLSNTGGVAMAWTVSNTANWLTLSATSGSLAAGGSTNITVSINANANSLVGGVYSDTVSFNTSNGSGNTTRPVSLTVNNVSSQLSVSPASGFSSAGAPGGPFSPASQVYTVSNIGGATMNWTANNSANWLTLSATSGTLAPSASTNITATINANANSLTAGNYTDAIGFTNTTSGAGNTTRAVSLNVSSFGFYDDFSTFSSGNLVGQHSWTQVGTISSSALQVNNGKVIFAGGLTASGQTGYKNFTLTNETVYYGLTLTVSNAVNSGSVSYFAALYTSNNATGFANYRLSAKDTGTGTYLLGARVTGQSGNPYTFGTTPLSYGTQYRVIVQASAAGTNVIVYVNPSSSNQGAQTQYANNPVGSGTPPTSVGCFVISQFGTATIPSDGGSVGKAVVADSFATVYNDLLGALPPVASFSGSPTSGTEPLLVTFSDTSTGTITNRFWNFGDASTTNTTTNSVAHTYAAGSYTVMLVASGPGGGSTNTQVNYINVLTAFQSWQVQYFGSTNNANAAPGVDADGTGQNNLFKYVAGLDPTNPASVFQLQVVAVTNQASQENLLFNPFATGRTYKPQFSTDLVGNAWLPLPGYLGPITNGNQISVTDTNAVDPARFYRIDISLP; from the coding sequence ATGCCTCTCGTCGAGTTTGGTCGCCAAAAACATCGCGGTGAGAGTTTCTCCAGCGGAAAGGGTAAACTGAAGAACAGGTGGCTTTTTGTCGTTTTGGGTGGGCTGGTGATTTCGACGGGAATCGCTCGGGCGTCCACGATCATTACCAATACACGTGCCCAGGTCGCGCAGATGGCTGGCTGGTGGGAGGTTGATAGCGTACAGATTTCCTCATTGGCCAACGCGCAGTACCCCCAGTTTACAAACACATGGGAGTATATGTCCCCCAGCGGCTCGACGTCGTCAGACGGCGATGAGCACATCAACATGGCGGTGGACTCCTCCAATACTGGCGCGACGGGCGGGAACCAGGGTGAGTCACCGATCGTCCCTGAAATCATCAATGCCTCGGGAAGTCTTCTGCCATCCGGCAACACTCACGCCAAGGCGCGCGGGATTTTTCGTTTCTACACCGAGCACGCCAGTGAGCGAAAATACGAGATCCACCCCATGACGGAACGGGACGTATGGAATGCCAGTTCCAACGCCTTTATCCTGGCCAACGATTACCACAACACCATCGCCTTTGATGCGAACGGCACCACACACTCCGCCAGCACCCTGCAGCAGATGTTTACGCAAAACGTGACCGCCCAGGTCATGGCCGACAATACGAACGTCATATTCACGTTCACGAGCCCGAATACGAATTACGGTCAATTTGGTGGCCTGGCCCAGTCCGGCCTGTTGAATGACTCGATCAGTCCGTACTTTTGGTTTACGCCCACCAATCCGGCCGTCGCCACGACGGTGCGCTGCCGGCTGATAACCAACACGGCGGCGGCTTTCAACGCGACCGGGCTGACCTCGAACCAGGCGGTCACCGTTAATATACTCACGCGCTGGGATATGCTGGGTATCTCCAATAAGATCGCATCATTGACCGCGAACCAAAGTTCGACTTTTCCGACCCCGATCGAGTTCATCACGTTGAGCGTGAGCAGCACCGGCGTTGTGTCGTCACTACCGATTATCAGCAACGTGCAGGCCACTGGCCTTACGCTCTCCAATGCCACCATCCAGTGGACTACCGATGTGTCGTCTGACAGCCAGGTGCTTTATGGCACTTCGCCATCCTCCGTGACCAACCCGGCCAGTGGCGCCGCCGGTACTACCAACCACGTCGTCAACCTCACCGGTCTGCAGCCCGGCACACTTTACTATTTCTCCGTTTCCTCCACGTCGACGGGCGGCACGACAGTCGACGATAACCAGGGCGCGTTCTATACCTTCAACACCCTTTCACCGCTCACGCCCCAGAGCGTCCAGACGGTGTTCATCATTTTAGAGGAAAACCAGAACTGGGCATCGATCAGTGGCAATGCGGCGGCGCCTTACATCAACAACGGTCTGCTGCCGAAGTCCTCGTATACTCTGCAATACTACAACCCCCCCGGTATCCATCCCAGCCTGCCGAACTACTTGTGGCTGGAGGCGGGCACGAATTTCGGCATTCTCGCGGATGGCGATCCCTCGAGCTTTCACCAGAGCACAACCAATCATCTGGTAACACTGCTCAAGAATGCCGGTGTCTCCTGGACGTCTTATCAGGAAGACATCAGCGGCACTACCTGCCCGCTAACGTCCGTTAACCAGTACGCGCCGAAACACAACCCCATGGTGTATTTCGATGATGTCACCAACACGAATAACACCGGTTCGGCCTACTGCATTGCCAATGTTCGGCCTTACACAGAACTGGCGACCGATCTTCAAAGCAACATCGTCACCCGCTACAACTTTATCACCCCGAATCTCTGCGATGACATGCACGGCAATACTGGATGCCTGACCGGCAATGCACTGATAACGGCCGGTGACACCTGGCTGTCGAACACGGTGGCCGCGATCGTGAGTTCCCAGGCCTACAGCAATAACGGCGTTATCTTCGTCACGTGGGACGAAGGGGAGGGTGGCGACGGTCCGATTGGCATGATTGTACTTTCTTCCCTGGCCAAGGGAGGCGGTTATTCCAACACCAACCATTACACGCACAGCTCGACGCTGCTGACGATGCAGGAGATCTTCAACGTCGGACCGTTGCTGGGCGATGCCGTCAATGCCATCGACCTGAGCGACCTCTTCGTTTTCGGGGCGAAACTCGCGGTCAGTCCGGCATCCGGATTGACTTCAAGCGGCACGGTCGGCGGTCCCTTCAGTCCCACCAGCCAGATCTACACTTTGAGCAATACCGGCGGCGTGGCCATGGCCTGGACCGTTAGCAACACCGCCAACTGGCTGACCCTTTCCGCGACCAGTGGCTCCTTGGCCGCCGGCGGCAGCACCAACATCACCGTCTCGATCAATGCGAACGCCAACAGTTTGGTCGGCGGCGTCTATTCGGATACGGTCTCATTTAACACATCCAATGGCTCTGGTAACACGACCCGCCCCGTCAGCCTGACGGTCAACAATGTGTCTTCGCAACTTTCCGTCAGCCCTGCCTCGGGATTCAGTTCCGCGGGCGCGCCGGGCGGCCCGTTCAGCCCCGCGAGCCAGGTTTATACCGTGAGCAACATCGGCGGCGCGACCATGAATTGGACGGCGAATAACTCCGCCAACTGGCTGACCCTTTCCGCAACCAGCGGCACTCTCGCGCCAAGCGCCAGCACGAATATCACCGCCACGATTAATGCCAATGCCAACAGCCTGACGGCCGGCAATTATACGGACGCGATCGGGTTCACCAACACCACCAGCGGCGCGGGTAACACGACGCGCGCGGTCAGTCTCAACGTTAGCAGCTTCGGGTTTTACGATGACTTCAGCACGTTCAGCTCGGGCAACCTCGTTGGCCAGCATAGCTGGACACAGGTCGGAACCATATCGAGTTCAGCCTTGCAGGTAAATAATGGCAAAGTAATCTTTGCCGGCGGGCTGACCGCCAGCGGCCAGACGGGTTACAAGAACTTCACGCTCACCAACGAAACCGTGTACTACGGGCTGACCTTGACCGTTAGCAACGCGGTGAACAGCGGCAGCGTGTCATACTTTGCGGCCCTTTATACCAGCAACAATGCCACCGGGTTCGCCAATTACCGGCTCTCGGCCAAGGATACGGGAACCGGCACATATCTGCTAGGCGCGCGTGTCACCGGCCAATCCGGCAATCCGTACACGTTTGGCACCACGCCGCTCAGCTATGGGACACAATACCGCGTGATCGTCCAGGCTTCAGCCGCCGGCACGAACGTGATCGTCTACGTGAATCCAAGCAGCAGCAATCAGGGTGCGCAGACACAATACGCGAACAATCCCGTGGGAAGCGGTACACCGCCAACCTCGGTTGGCTGCTTCGTGATTTCACAGTTTGGCACCGCCACCATTCCAAGCGACGGGGGTTCGGTCGGCAAGGCCGTCGTCGCCGACAGTTTTGCGACCGTGTACAACGATCTTCTCGGCGCACTGCCGCCGGTGGCCAGTTTCAGCGGGAGCCCGACCAGTGGGACGGAGCCGTTGTTGGTGACCTTCAGCGACACATCGACAGGGACGATCACAAACCGGTTCTGGAATTTCGGCGATGCGAGCACGACAAATACTACAACCAATAGTGTGGCACACACCTATGCCGCCGGTTCGTACACGGTGATGCTCGTAGCCAGTGGCCCCGGGGGGGGCAGTACCAATACGCAGGTGAATTATATCAATGTACTTACAGCGTTCCAGTCCTGGCAGGTCCAGTATTTCGGGAGCACCAACAACGCGAATGCCGCGCCCGGCGTGGATGCCGATGGCACAGGGCAGAACAACCTCTTCAAGTATGTGGCGGGTCTGGATCCAACGAACCCGGCCTCGGTGTTCCAGTTGCAGGTGGTCGCGGTTACCAATCAGGCGTCACAGGAGAACCTGCTTTTCAATCCGTTCGCTACGGGTCGCACGTACAAACCACAGTTCAGCACGGATTTAGTGGGGAACGCCTGGTTGCCTCTGCCGGGTTACCTTGGGCCGATTACCAACGGCAATCAGATTTCGGTCACCGATACGAACGCGGTCGATCCGGCGCGGTTTTACCGGATCGACATCTCGCTGCCTTAA